The genomic region TGCTGAGCACCTCGATCGTGTTGGCCGGCTGGCGGTGGTATCCGTCGAGTCGGACCACCTGGCCCTCCACCCGGAACTTCCTGGGCGCCGGCGCCCACTCCGCGAGGTTGTAGGCCACCCGCGCCACCCCTCCCAGCCGCACCGAGAGCACGGTCACGAGGTCGGGCAGTTCCTGGGCCAGGTCGCCGCTGTGCGGCCACCACGCCCCATCGACGTGACCGGACGTCGGCGCTTTGCGCTTCAACCGCAGTCGTGGTGTGTTCTCGGGACCTTGCTCGCGTGCGCCCGCGACGGCAACGCTTTCCGGTGAAGTCATGGTCGATCCTGCCCAGGCCGCTCAGCGGCCAGATCTTCGATCGGCGACGACACAATCTCGAGTGGTCGTGTGCAGCAAGCCGCCGATAGGGTCAGCCTACGCCATCGAACCGGCAATAATCCCGATCGGCCGAGTTGGAAGTGACGGGTGAGCGTCCACCCGCTGAACATCAAGCGGCGCAGGCTGAATCGCGTGCGCGACTATGACGCCCGGGCGTCGACCAGCTCGAAGATGGGGATCACCCGGTCGGTGCGTTGCTCGTATTCACCGAACCCCGGCGCGCGCTCGACGACGACTGCGTAGATCCGGTCGCGCTCGTCGCGCGGTACCTCGCGGGCCACGACGGGCCTCGGCGGGTCGGCGCCGATCTCCACCGAGGCGTTCGGGTCGGCGCGCAGATTGAACACCCACCCCGGGCTATTCTCGCGTCCGGCAGCGGAGCCGACGACGTAGACCCTGCCGTCGATGTCGAAGTAGGCGATGGGGTTGACGCGCTGTTCGCCGCTCTTGGCGCCGGTGGAGGTCAGAAGTAGCAGCGGGAAGCCCTCGAACTGACCGCCGACCCTGCCTCCGTTGCGTCGGAACTCCTCAATGTTGCGGGCGTTGAAGTCGCGTTCGCCGGCCAGATCTTCGCTCATGGGTTCATGGTGACACGCGGGGGCGCAGAAGGTGGCCCGATCGGAGCTGCCGGCGGGCATCGGAACACTCTCGGCGACAACGGAACAGGCACCGTGAGATGAGCCATCGTGCATCGCGTCCAGCGTGCCCCGATTCGTTATCAACGGGCTGTGCGACGGTGATGACGGTGGGGTACCCCATCCGCAGCTTGCGCCGTACCGAATACTCCGTGTATCCGAAGGAGACGAATTGGCGAACCGGACGAACGCAGCGCCCAGGCGTAACGCCCCCCGGGTAGTCACGTGGCGGTGGGTCGCCGCGGCGCTGGCACTGACCCAGCTGGCGGCGCCGTTCGTGGTGCGCGCGGTGGCCGGTGACTTCCTCGAGAGTGGTGCGACCAACGAGGCACTCATCACGCCGGCGGGCTACGCGTTCAGCCTGTGGG from Mycobacterium sp. IDR2000157661 harbors:
- a CDS encoding DUF5994 family protein, which gives rise to MTSPESVAVAGAREQGPENTPRLRLKRKAPTSGHVDGAWWPHSGDLAQELPDLVTVLSVRLGGVARVAYNLAEWAPAPRKFRVEGQVVRLDGYHRQPANTIEVLSNTGARTVLLIVPPGTEPDHAHTIAMAAAEPGNASTVDSLLTTGA
- a CDS encoding nitroreductase family deazaflavin-dependent oxidoreductase; protein product: MSEDLAGERDFNARNIEEFRRNGGRVGGQFEGFPLLLLTSTGAKSGEQRVNPIAYFDIDGRVYVVGSAAGRENSPGWVFNLRADPNASVEIGADPPRPVVAREVPRDERDRIYAVVVERAPGFGEYEQRTDRVIPIFELVDARAS